The genomic region GGAGCTCGGCCTGTGGACGTCGAGCGTGACCGACGAGTACGTGCCGTACATCGTGCCGCAGGAGCACGGCCTCAAGACCGATGTCCGCTGGGGCGAGTTGTCGACGCCGAGCACGCCGCGGCAGTCACTGCGCGTCGTGCCTTACGCGCCGATGAGCTTCTCGGCAAGCCACTTCACGCCCGAAGACCTGACTAAGGCGTTCCACACGTACGACCTGTCACCGCGCGACAAAGTCGTCGTTTGCCTCGACGCCTTCCACCGCGGCCTGGGCACGGCCAGCTGTGGGCCGGACACGCTTGATGCGTACCGATCGCGTGCGCGTCGCTATCGGCTCACGTGCACGATGCTTCCGACGGCCTGACGATCATGCCGCCAACGACACCGCCGGCTTTTGGAAGTCGTCAGCTGTCGCGAGGCGGCCGTCGATGATCTGCGATCCGGTCGGCAGCATGACGAGGCCGCGTGCGATGTCGGGGTCGAGCGGCTTGCCGAACAGGTAGCCCTGCAGAAGGTCGCAGCCCAAGTCCTTGAGCATGTCCCACTGCAGCAGGTTCTCGACCCCCTCGGCAACGAGGTCGATCTTCATCGCCTTGGTGAGCGTCACGATCGCTTCGATGACGGCGGCGTAATCGTCGCGCTGGCCGAGTTGGCGAATGAACGAGCGGTCGAGCTTGACGCAGTCGAGCGGGAACTGATGCAGGCACGACAGACTGCTGTAGCCGGTGCCGAAGTCGTCCATGACGACGCGGACGCCGGTGTTGCGGAGTTCGCGGAGTCGCTGGACGCTTTCGTCCGGGTTTTCCATGACGCCGCTCTCGGTCACTTCGAGCTTCAGTCGCCCACCGCCGAGGTTGTAGCGCTTCTGGACTTCGGCGACGCGTTCGACCAGGTCGGGCTCGAGCAGCTGCCGACGGCTGAGATTGATGTTGATCGCGACGGGCAGCGTCGACGGGTCGTTCTTGCTCGGCAGCGTCGCGGGAATCGGTGCCAGACCGGTGCCGTCGCGCGACAGCCAGCCTGCGAATGCGCCGGCCGCCTCGTCGAGCATCCAGCCGCCGATCTCGCCGATCAGGCCGCTCTCTTCTGCGGTGTCGATGAAGGCGGCGGGTGAGAGCAGGCCGTCGTTGGGATGCTGCCAGCGGATCAGGGCTTCGAAGCCGGCGAGCGTGCCGTCGCCGGCGCGGACGATCGGCTGGTAGACAACGCGGAGCTCGCCGCGGTCGGCCGCGCCACGCAGGTCGGTCTCGACGCGCGCCCGTCGACGCGACTCCTCGCGCATCTGCTTGCTGAAGACGGCGACGTTTCCGCGGCCGGACATCTTCACCTGACGCATTGCGGCGTCTGCGTCGCGTAGGGCGTCCTCAGCCGTGCCGTAGCCGTGAACGCTCGACGTCACGCCGAGGCTCGCGGTCATTGCGACGGGCTTGTCACCGACGCTGTACGGCTCCGAAAGCACGTCGCACAGCCGCTGGGCGACGACTTCCGCGTCGTCGTCGTCGGTAAGGTCGTTGAGCAGAACGACGAACTCGTCGCCACCGATACGCGCGGCAGTGTGGCTCGGGCGTCGTTCATCGTCGTCGACGAGTGTGCCGCTTGACTTGTTTTGCCCGACGACGTCTGTCAGACGCACGGCCTCGCCGAGGCGATTGCCGACGATGCGGAGCAGTTCATCGCCCGCCGCTTCGCCGACGGATTCGTTGACGAGTTTGAAGCGGTCGACGTCGATGAAGACCAGGCCGAAGCGATAATCTGGATCCTGTTCGCTCTGCTGAACGGCCACGCTGAGTCGCTGCTGGAACGTGCGTCGGTTCGGCAGGTTCGTCAGGCGATCGAGCACCTGGGCCCGCTGCAGATCGGCGGTGCGGCTGCGAACGAGCAGCTCGAGCTGGTCGACGTGTTGTTCTGCGCGACGTGCAAGACGCCACTTCTCGCTGAGCGCGACGGCGATCTGGCGAATCTCAATGAGGTCGAACGGCTTCTTGAGGATCAGGAGTCGATCGCTCGTGCCGAGCTCGTCCAGCACGTCGCCCCACGCGCGATCGCTGTATGCCGTGCAGATGCAGGTCTGGATGCGGTGGTCGATCTCCCAGATTTGCCGGACGGTCTCGATGCCGTCGATACCGGGCGGCATGCGCATGTCGACGAAGACCAGCTCGTACGGCTGATCCTGCTCGGTCGCTTGCCGAATGATCTCGACGCCTTCTGCGCCGCCCGAGGCGTGGGCGAGTTCGAACCTCGGACCACTGCGACGACGACGGTCTTTGTTGGCGGGCTGGAGCGCATCGGCGAACAGCTTCTTCGCGGCATCGGCGACGCGATCGCTCGCCGCTGCACTGAGCGGAGAATCGACGAGGATTTTCTTGAAGTCCGAGTGAATCGCCGGGTTGTCGTCAATCACCAGCACACGACGCGGTGTGGAAGATCGCCACGCGTCGACGGGCAAACCTTCAGGTGATGTCAGTGGGAAGCGACTCTCCTGCCGGGAGTCGCTCGGGGTTCGGTCGCTCATGGCAAATTCTCGTCCGGCGGTTTCGGGAGGTTTGACGAGACGTCGACGACCGTCTCCTCAGGCAGCAACGCGGTAGGTCTTGGTAGTCGATTGATTCGGATCGATCGGGAGCCGAAGCTCGAAGCGGGCACCGGCACCAATGCCGCCGCTCATCGCTCGAATGCTTCCTCCCAATTCGTCGGCCGTCAGGGCACATGAGTGAAGCCCGAAACCGTGCCCACTTGATCGGGTGGTAAATCCGTGACGAAACAGCGTCCCGGCCTCGCGCTGCGGAAAGCCTCGCCCGTTGTCCTGGACGAACAGCGTCACCTCGTTCAGGTTCGATCGCGACGCTCCGATGCGAATCGAGCGCTTCTGCGGCTCGACCTCGGAGACCGCCCACGTCGCGTTGGAGACAAAGTTGCCCAGAATCTGGATCACCCGGCCGCCGTCGGTGTGGAAGCTGGGAAGGTCCGATTCGATGTCGGTTTCAATGCCGCCGGCATCTTCGCCGCCGCGGGTGTGCAGCGCGAGGGTGCGGGTGATCAGATCGGACGCTTCAACTTGGTCCATCAGGCCGCGTGCGCCGTCCTGACGATCGACGAAGCTCTGCTGCGACTGGACGATCTGCCGGATGTGCGCGATGCCCGAGTCGATCTGTGTGAGTTCCTGCACGACGCTGTTGCGCTCGGAGTCGAGCTTTTCGAGGCAGGCTTCGAGGTACGCACCGACGTGGCGGCCGCGACCATCGGGCGCGACGAAGTCGGCCCAGGCGTCGTCGGCTTCGACCTGTTGCAAAAGTTCGACGAGACGTCGCAGGTCAGTCGAGATGTCGGGGCCGTCCCGGTCATTCGAACCGGTCGCGAGTGTGTCCAAAGCGGTCGAGGCGGCGACGTTCATGCTGTTGAGCACGTTGCCGACGTTGTGGATGACGCCCGAAGCCACCTCTGCCTGACCGGCAATGCGGCTCGTCTCGATCAGTTCATTGCGGACCACGCGGAGCAGGTCGCTCTGGCCACGCAGCAGGACGTGGACGTCGAGCAGGAAGTAGTCGTCCTCGTCGCGATTGCCCAGAACGACGATCGGGTCGTAACGCGAACGCTCGTCCCGCGAGATGGCGGCCTCGGCGGCGGCGGTGATGGTCTGATCGGCGGTCAGCACGAGCGTCGGGATCGCCAACTCGACCAGCGCTTCCGAGACCGGGCGACGCCAATACAGATCGCGAACGAACGGCCGCGTCATTTCCCGGGACAGCGTCGCCATCGAGACGACGGTCACCTCTTCACGATCATCGAAGGGCGGGACGACGACCGCAGAAGATGAGGTCTGCTTTTCGACGGTTTCGACCAGGCTACCGAACAACTCGTCGGGTGCCAGCCAAAAGGGATCGATGCCTTTCGAGCGGAGCGATTCGAGCGAATCGGCTTTGGCAGAGGCGGCGTGTGCGAAGTTGGTGGAGGGCAGATCCATCTGGGCGATGATGAGCTGGTACGGGCTTGCTCGCTCTGCCCCCGAGCGACAACATGATCCAGATCGGTCAATCTGAGGGCCGGGTTGATCTGAGGTTCGCGTCGACTTGGCGTGGCGCGCGGTCTCGACGGTTTTGACGTGTCGAAAGGCCGGTCCAGTAATCATCAGCGATGCGACACCCGAAACGAATCGAGCCCGGGCCTGGGCAGGAGTCGGTCTGGGACTATCCGCGCCCGCCACGGCTGGAGCCGGTCGGTCAGCGTGTGACCGTCGAGCTGGCCGGCAAGACGATTGCAGACTCGATGGCCGCACTGCGTGTGCTGGAGACGAGTCACCCGCCGACGATCTACATCCCGCCAGCTGACGTTCGGCTGGAGCTGCTCGCAGAGACAGGTCGTTCGT from Planctomycetota bacterium harbors:
- a CDS encoding EAL domain-containing protein, encoding MSDRTPSDSRQESRFPLTSPEGLPVDAWRSSTPRRVLVIDDNPAIHSDFKKILVDSPLSAAASDRVADAAKKLFADALQPANKDRRRRSGPRFELAHASGGAEGVEIIRQATEQDQPYELVFVDMRMPPGIDGIETVRQIWEIDHRIQTCICTAYSDRAWGDVLDELGTSDRLLILKKPFDLIEIRQIAVALSEKWRLARRAEQHVDQLELLVRSRTADLQRAQVLDRLTNLPNRRTFQQRLSVAVQQSEQDPDYRFGLVFIDVDRFKLVNESVGEAAGDELLRIVGNRLGEAVRLTDVVGQNKSSGTLVDDDERRPSHTAARIGGDEFVVLLNDLTDDDDAEVVAQRLCDVLSEPYSVGDKPVAMTASLGVTSSVHGYGTAEDALRDADAAMRQVKMSGRGNVAVFSKQMREESRRRARVETDLRGAADRGELRVVYQPIVRAGDGTLAGFEALIRWQHPNDGLLSPAAFIDTAEESGLIGEIGGWMLDEAAGAFAGWLSRDGTGLAPIPATLPSKNDPSTLPVAININLSRRQLLEPDLVERVAEVQKRYNLGGGRLKLEVTESGVMENPDESVQRLRELRNTGVRVVMDDFGTGYSSLSCLHQFPLDCVKLDRSFIRQLGQRDDYAAVIEAIVTLTKAMKIDLVAEGVENLLQWDMLKDLGCDLLQGYLFGKPLDPDIARGLVMLPTGSQIIDGRLATADDFQKPAVSLAA
- a CDS encoding ATP-binding protein, with protein sequence MDLPSTNFAHAASAKADSLESLRSKGIDPFWLAPDELFGSLVETVEKQTSSSAVVVPPFDDREEVTVVSMATLSREMTRPFVRDLYWRRPVSEALVELAIPTLVLTADQTITAAAEAAISRDERSRYDPIVVLGNRDEDDYFLLDVHVLLRGQSDLLRVVRNELIETSRIAGQAEVASGVIHNVGNVLNSMNVAASTALDTLATGSNDRDGPDISTDLRRLVELLQQVEADDAWADFVAPDGRGRHVGAYLEACLEKLDSERNSVVQELTQIDSGIAHIRQIVQSQQSFVDRQDGARGLMDQVEASDLITRTLALHTRGGEDAGGIETDIESDLPSFHTDGGRVIQILGNFVSNATWAVSEVEPQKRSIRIGASRSNLNEVTLFVQDNGRGFPQREAGTLFRHGFTTRSSGHGFGLHSCALTADELGGSIRAMSGGIGAGARFELRLPIDPNQSTTKTYRVAA
- a CDS encoding beta-galactosidase produces the protein ELGLWTSSVTDEYVPYIVPQEHGLKTDVRWGELSTPSTPRQSLRVVPYAPMSFSASHFTPEDLTKAFHTYDLSPRDKVVVCLDAFHRGLGTASCGPDTLDAYRSRARRYRLTCTMLPTA